A stretch of Brassica napus cultivar Da-Ae chromosome C6, Da-Ae, whole genome shotgun sequence DNA encodes these proteins:
- the LOC106435476 gene encoding glycine-rich cell wall structural protein-like isoform X2, translated as MGMFLRRGWIVACVFMLLMSTQVLGKLSSKDDHAKSKHRHHNNKRDGASGGGGAGGSIGAGGGAGGGIEVGGGIGGGGSAGGGGGIGSGGGGGSGTGGNGGSCAGGHGGGGRGSGSGGGGGRGSGGTGGGVGGGGGVGVGGGFGGGVGGSAGGSPGGGGGGSVGGGGRGGGRGSGGSGAGGIGGGGGGSIGGGGGVGGSIGGGVGGGVGGGAGGAGGAVGGGVGGGVGGGTGGGVGGGGGGAIGGGVGGGTGDGVGGGGGGAIGGGVGGGAGGGIGGGGGGGGRGSGGAGGGVGAGGGIGGGVGGGGRGGGRGSGGAGGGVGGGGGVGGGVGGGGRGVGGGGAGGGVGGGVGGGVGAGGGVGGGAGAGAGGGGGGAVGGGAGGNAGGGVGAGGGAGGGGGGGGFGSGVGGGGGGGLGGGGGIGGGGGVGGGVGGGANVGVGVGAGGGAGGGAGGGLAGGGGVGGGVGGGANVGVGVGAGGGAGGGAGGGAGGGAAGGGGGGGGIGNRRH; from the exons ATGGGGATGTTTTTGAGAAGGGGCTGGATAGTGGCTTGTGTGTTTATGTTACTGATGTCGACTCAAGTGTTGGGAAAATTATCTAGCAAAGATGATCATGCCAAGAGCAAACACCGACATCACAATAACAAAAGAGACGGTGCTAGTGGAGGTGGAGGTGCTGGAGGTAGTATCGGAGCAGGAGGTGGTGCTGGCGGTGGCATTGAAGTCGGAGGAGGCATAGGCGGTGGTGGTAGTgctggtggaggtggtggtatTGGATCCGGAGGAGGGGGTGGAAGTGGTACTGGTGGTAATGGAGGAAGCTGTGCTGGTGGTCATGGTGGTGGTGGACGTGGTAGTggtagtggtggtggtggtggacgtGGTAGTGGTGGTACTGGGGGAGGTGTAGGTGGAGGTGGTGGCGTTGGAGTTGGAGGGGGATTTGGTGGTGGTGTAGGTGGAAGCGCAGGTGGAAGCCCAGGTGGAGGTGGAGGCGGCAGTGTTGGTGGAGGAGGACGTGGTGGTGGACGGGGTAGTGGGGGATCTGGTGCTGGTGGAATTGGCGGTGGAGGTGGTGGAAGTATTGGCGGTGGAGGAG GTGTTGGTGGTTCGATTGGAGGTGGTGTTGGAGGTGGAGTAGGTGGTGGAGCAGGTGGTGCGGGAGGTGCAGTAGGTGGTGGTGTTGGAGGTGGAGTAGGTGGTGGTACAGGTGGTGGTGTCGgaggtggtggaggtggtgCTATCGGAGGTGGAGTAGGTGGTGGTACAGGTGATGGTGTCGgaggtggtggaggtggtgCTATCGGAGGTGGAGTAGGTGGTGGTGCAGGTGGTGGTATtggtggaggaggtggtggtggtggacgtGGTAGCGGTGGAGCTGGCGGTGGTGTAGGAGCCGGAGGAGGAATTggtggtggagttggtggaggaGGCCGTGGTGGTGGACGTGGTAGCGGTGGAGCTGGAGGTGGAGTAGGAGGTGGAGGAGGAGTCggtggtggagttggtggaggaGGCCGTGGTGTTGGTGGTGGAGGTGCTGGCGGTGGTGTGGGAGGTGGAGTTGGCGGTGGTGTAGGGGCAGGAGGTGGAGTTGGCGGTGGTGCAGGTGCAGGTGCAGgcggtggaggtggtggtgcAGTGGGAGGTGGTGCCGGAGGAAATGCTGGAGGAGGAGTAGGCGCTGGTGGTGGTGCAGGTGGTGGAGGCGGTGGAGGCGGTTTTGGCAGTGGTGTTGGAGGGGGTGGAGGTGGAGGActtggcggtggtggtggtataggtggtggtggaggagtgGGAGGTGGTGTAGGAGGTGGAGCAAATGTTGGTGTAGGAGTTGGAGCAGGAGGCGGTGCAGGAGGAGGAGCTGGTGGTGGTCTAGCGGGTGGAGGAGGAGTCGGCGGTGGTGTAGGAGGCGGAGCAAATGTTGGTGTAGGAGTTGGAGCTGGAGGTGGTGCAGGAGGAGGAGCTGGAGGTGGTGCAGGAGGAGGAGctgctggtggtggtggtggtggtggtggcatTGGTAACCGAAGACATTAA
- the LOC106435476 gene encoding glycine-rich cell wall structural protein 1-like isoform X1, whose amino-acid sequence MGMFLRRGWIVACVFMLLMSTQVLGKLSSKDDHAKSKHRHHNNKRDGASGGGGAGGSIGAGGGAGGGIEVGGGIGGGGSAGGGGGIGSGGGGGSGTGGNGGSCAGGHGGGGRGSGSGGGGGRGSGGTGGGVGGGGGVGVGGGFGGGVGGSAGGSPGGGGGGSVGGGGRGGGRGSGGSGAGGIGGGGGGSIGGGGGAGGGVGGSIGGGGGAGGGVGGGAGGGVGGSIGGGVGGGVGGGAGGAGGAVGGGVGGGVGGGTGGGVGGGGGGAIGGGVGGGTGDGVGGGGGGAIGGGVGGGAGGGIGGGGGGGGRGSGGAGGGVGAGGGIGGGVGGGGRGGGRGSGGAGGGVGGGGGVGGGVGGGGRGVGGGGAGGGVGGGVGGGVGAGGGVGGGAGAGAGGGGGGAVGGGAGGNAGGGVGAGGGAGGGGGGGGFGSGVGGGGGGGLGGGGGIGGGGGVGGGVGGGANVGVGVGAGGGAGGGAGGGLAGGGGVGGGVGGGANVGVGVGAGGGAGGGAGGGAGGGAAGGGGGGGGIGNRRH is encoded by the coding sequence ATGGGGATGTTTTTGAGAAGGGGCTGGATAGTGGCTTGTGTGTTTATGTTACTGATGTCGACTCAAGTGTTGGGAAAATTATCTAGCAAAGATGATCATGCCAAGAGCAAACACCGACATCACAATAACAAAAGAGACGGTGCTAGTGGAGGTGGAGGTGCTGGAGGTAGTATCGGAGCAGGAGGTGGTGCTGGCGGTGGCATTGAAGTCGGAGGAGGCATAGGCGGTGGTGGTAGTgctggtggaggtggtggtatTGGATCCGGAGGAGGGGGTGGAAGTGGTACTGGTGGTAATGGAGGAAGCTGTGCTGGTGGTCATGGTGGTGGTGGACGTGGTAGTggtagtggtggtggtggtggacgtGGTAGTGGTGGTACTGGGGGAGGTGTAGGTGGAGGTGGTGGCGTTGGAGTTGGAGGGGGATTTGGTGGTGGTGTAGGTGGAAGCGCAGGTGGAAGCCCAGGTGGAGGTGGAGGCGGCAGTGTTGGTGGAGGAGGACGTGGTGGTGGACGGGGTAGTGGGGGATCTGGTGCTGGTGGAATTGGCGGTGGAGGTGGTGGAAGTATTGGCGGTGGAGGAGGTGCTGGAGGAGGTGTTGGTGGTTCGattggaggtggtggtggtgccgGAGGTGGAGTAGGTGGTGGTGCTGGAGGAGGTGTTGGTGGTTCGATTGGAGGTGGTGTTGGAGGTGGAGTAGGTGGTGGAGCAGGTGGTGCGGGAGGTGCAGTAGGTGGTGGTGTTGGAGGTGGAGTAGGTGGTGGTACAGGTGGTGGTGTCGgaggtggtggaggtggtgCTATCGGAGGTGGAGTAGGTGGTGGTACAGGTGATGGTGTCGgaggtggtggaggtggtgCTATCGGAGGTGGAGTAGGTGGTGGTGCAGGTGGTGGTATtggtggaggaggtggtggtggtggacgtGGTAGCGGTGGAGCTGGCGGTGGTGTAGGAGCCGGAGGAGGAATTggtggtggagttggtggaggaGGCCGTGGTGGTGGACGTGGTAGCGGTGGAGCTGGAGGTGGAGTAGGAGGTGGAGGAGGAGTCggtggtggagttggtggaggaGGCCGTGGTGTTGGTGGTGGAGGTGCTGGCGGTGGTGTGGGAGGTGGAGTTGGCGGTGGTGTAGGGGCAGGAGGTGGAGTTGGCGGTGGTGCAGGTGCAGGTGCAGgcggtggaggtggtggtgcAGTGGGAGGTGGTGCCGGAGGAAATGCTGGAGGAGGAGTAGGCGCTGGTGGTGGTGCAGGTGGTGGAGGCGGTGGAGGCGGTTTTGGCAGTGGTGTTGGAGGGGGTGGAGGTGGAGGActtggcggtggtggtggtataggtggtggtggaggagtgGGAGGTGGTGTAGGAGGTGGAGCAAATGTTGGTGTAGGAGTTGGAGCAGGAGGCGGTGCAGGAGGAGGAGCTGGTGGTGGTCTAGCGGGTGGAGGAGGAGTCGGCGGTGGTGTAGGAGGCGGAGCAAATGTTGGTGTAGGAGTTGGAGCTGGAGGTGGTGCAGGAGGAGGAGCTGGAGGTGGTGCAGGAGGAGGAGctgctggtggtggtggtggtggtggtggcatTGGTAACCGAAGACATTAA
- the LOC106435477 gene encoding glutathione S-transferase T3-like → MDPYSQSSSYMGLLNSQNFPYESFPPFSSQQTDAGTLREDTPVDRKERRKWTPADDEVLISGWLNTSKDAVVGNEQKSGTFWKRVGEYVAASPHTREGGETREHLHSERQISSGQNESDVLKVAHAIFYSDHNTKFNLEHVWCVLRYEQKWLNLNTPKSTSSSKRKTGETGSQTSSTTVGDQDIWPEGVKAAKAKRNNDQGKSVAEYTTIWDLSYGLSFMFNL, encoded by the exons ATGGATCCATATAGTCAGTCATCTAGTTATATGGGCCTTCTTAACAGTCAAAACTTTCCTTATGAAAGTTTTCCTCCATTCAGTTCACAACAAACCGACGCTGGAACTCTACGTGAAGACACACCAGTGGACCGTAAGGAGAGAAGGAAATGGACCCCAGCCGATGACGAGGTTCTAATCAGTGGGTGGCTGAACACATCTAAGGATGCAGTCGTTGGGAATGAACAAAAGTCAGGGACTTTTTGGAAACGAGTAGGCGAATATGTCGCAGCAAGTCCTCATACTAGAGAGGGTGGTGAAACAAGAGAGCATCTCCATT CAGAAAGACAAATCAGTTCTGGTCAGAATGAAAGTGATGTTCTCAAGGTGGCTCATGCCATCTTCTACTCTGATCACAACACGAAGTTTAATCTTGAGCATGTGTGGTGTGTGTTGAGGTATGAACAGAAATGGCTTAACCTTAACACTCCTAAATCCACTAGCAGTTCAAAGAGAAAAACTGGTGAGACAGGTTCCCAAACTTCAAGCACCACTGTTGGTGATCAAGACATCTGGCCTGAAGGTGTAAAGGCTGCTAAAGCTAAAAGGAATAATGATCAAGGGAAGTCTGTTGCTGAGTATACGACCATTTGGGATTTGAGTTATGGTCTTAGTTTCATGTTTAATTTGTAA